Proteins encoded together in one Prunus dulcis chromosome 3, ALMONDv2, whole genome shotgun sequence window:
- the LOC117620670 gene encoding 60S ribosomal protein L37-3, whose translation MGKGTGSFGKRRNKTHTLCVRCGRRSFHLQKSRCSACAFPAARKRKYNWSVKAIRRKTTGTGRMRYLRNVPRRFKSGFREGTEAAPRKKGAAATA comes from the exons ATG GGGAAGGGAACAGGGAGTTTTGGTAAGAGGAGGAACAAGACCCACACCCTCTGCGTGAGGTGTGGACGTCGCAGCTTCCACTTGCAGAAGAGTCGCTGCTCGGCTTGTGCCTTTCCTGCTGCTCGCAAGAGGAAGT acaacTGGAGTGTTAAAGCCATCCGAAGGAAGACCACTGGAACTGGAAGGATGAGGTATCTGCGCAATGTTCCTCGCAGATTCAAGAGTGGCTTCAGAGAAG GTACTGAAGCTGCACCAAGGAAGAAGGGAGCAGCAGCAACTGCTTAA